The genomic region ATAGCTGAACCATGTGGCCACTGTCCACCAAATATTGCATAGATCTCGGTGTATCTTTTAGACCAGGCTACTGCCTGTTTGTATGACTGACCTAGATATGGAGCCCATCTAAGCACTATGTCCCTGTAAAACCCCATCTTTTCATATTTCAGATTGACCGTATCTATAAGGAACATGAGGTAGGTATGTCTGACGTCATTTTGTCCCATTTCGGCTAACGTCATCACATTTCTCAACCTCACAGCGTTGGGCGGAACACTCGCCCCATAGGCCATCTCTAGGGCCTTCGCCGCAGAAAGCAGATGTGAACCCCCGCATATACCACATATTCTCGGGGTTATAACCAAGGAATCCATGGGGAATTTTCCCTTAAGGATTATCTCTATTCCCCTGAACAGCCTAGACATGGGAAAGGCCTTTACAACTTTCTTTCCCTCAAAAACTACCTTAAGGTCCAAGTCCCCTTCTACCCTATTGAGTGGACTTATTACTTTCTCATTCAATCCAATCTCCCTTCTTTCTTATCAGTGGTCTCTCCAAGAACTGTGGAGCAGCTCCCCGAGCTATCGCTGCAAAGGTTACATATGCCCCCTTGGAAACACCCAAGGGTAATCTCCTTGGAATTCCTGATCTGTTCTTCTCTGTTTTGAAAAAGTTAAAGGTTGGAAAATCAAATTCTGTACATCCCATACACGGTGTGCCAACCCTGGTCTTACTGCTCTGATTATTCCAGAGAATGTTATTGCACGAGCTTCTAGTGTATGATCCCCTACATCCTAGATCGAAGAACAGACATCCTTCTTTATGTCCAAATTCCTTAGTTGATATTTTATAAGTGAAATATGGTTGTCTGGGACAACCGAATTGAGTAGTTGTGGCGTAAAATATTCTAGGTCTATTAAATTCATCTAACATTTCTTGATTCATCTCTCCCCTTAGGATGAGTGTCAAGGTAGTGATAAGCCACTCAGGATGAACTGGACAACCTGAGAGATTTATAACTGGAAGCCCCGACTTACACCTGAAATCCTTTCCTAAGAAACCGCTCATCTCCTTTCTGTGAAATTGCAGCCCGGTTGATTCGGTTGGATTCGGATCTGCTGCAGGTATTCCACCAAAGCTGGCGCAGTCACCCACAGCCACAATGTAGTTTGCTTGGGGTGCAATTTCCCTGACCCACCACATCATTGGCTTTCCAGCAAACATATTAAATGTGCCCTTTCCTGCAGGTCCCCTCACAATAGAACCCTCAAAAAGGAGAATATCTAGATTTATTTTCCCCTCGATTATCGATTCTAATATTTTCTTTAAATCCCTGCCACATTCCTGTGAGAGCGACGGATGCCAGAGAAGTTTCACATTGTTCTGATAGAGGAAGGATAGTATATCGGGATCAGATGCGTTTAGGACAGAGAGAGTATTCCCTCCACACGCTCCCCCTTGTAGCCACAAGAGGTTCTTCATTATTATCTACTAACTCCTAAAAATAATAAGGTTTAGTTTAATGGGATGTTACCAGAATTTGGAGTGCATAAACTCAAGTGATTTTATGCGAATTAGTTTTTATCTAGATGTGAACTGCCTCATATCGTCTTTCTAATATTTTATGTATGTATAACGACAGGTGTGTTGGTAATTCACGCAATGATTTAAAAAGTGAAAATTGGCTGGGTGCGGTGAATAAACTATATCATTATTGAATACATTATCGCATCCCCATTAAATGTTTCAACTTTTATTCTTTTGACGAAAATTTTTAAATACTAGGGTTCGAATATATTTATATGTCAAATAGAGACGATGACTACAGGGAAGGAGTAGAAAAATTAAAGGAGATAGTTGCATACTTAAATTCGACAGGAATTCTAGATAGTGTATTGGATTTTGTTAGCGACGAGGAGAAAGTTAGATCTTTTCTGCGATCAAGTACATATAGGGCCATCGTCGAAATGCTCGGCACCCTTAAGGACATGATAGATAGGGGTGAGGTAGACTCTGAGGACTTTACCAACGGGTTAATCGCCATCGCTAAGCACTTAGACAAGATAGGAAAGGTAATAACAATTCTCGACAAGAATGGCGTACTAGATGTAATAACTTCAGGTCTCTCAAAGGCTGCCGAAGCTATGGTTAGGAGTAATAGACAATCTAACATTGTGGAATTCCTAGCGTCCCTTGATGATCCAGATGTTAAGAAGACCTTAGCCTATTTGAGGTACATGTTAAAGGAACTTGGTAGTTCGGCGGAACCAGTGCTTAATAACGGTCAACAGAAATAGTCCTTCGGGGAATTAGGGCTAATCAAGTTCGAGAGTTCCAAGAGAATTAACATCGCATTCTTAATTGCCCTTCCTTGGACAGTGAGAGAATAGATAGTGGCAACAGGCCTACTATTGACAACCTCTCTCTGCACAATACCGTTATGTTCTAGCTCCTTGAGTCTTATGGATAGAGCCCTTTGTGTCAATCCATCTACCTTTCTTAGTATTTCGCTAAATCTCATTTTTCCATATTTGTCTAGAAGTACTAAGATACTTAACGTATATTTCTTGGTTATCAAATCGTATACTGCGGGTGTATATGTGGTGCAAAGATCTCCGTCATCTTTGAGGCAACAATCCATAGGTTACAACTGGTTAACAGCTTAAAAATTATAGCTGAGAATGCTGGATATTGTTTGCATCAAGATCGGAGTATTTTGCAAAGATATTGTCTAACCTGTTTACTATTTCAGCGATTCTTTCCGTTTTCCCATTGGAAACTAATGAGAACATTTCGTCTAAGATATCAGAGAAAATTGTGTAAAGACCAGACTCTTCTATCAGTTTAACTACATCCTCCCTTAACTCGATTTCCGGATCTAGGATATCCATTATGGCCAAGGCTAATCTTATGACGCTACTTAGCAAGAATGATAAGGCGATAACTTCGTCATCGCTTTCCTTGGCAAATTGAAGAATGAATTTAGACAGTAAATAATTATATTGATCCATTGTTGCCTAGCCTCTTAATTCTTTCATTTATCTCCTTCCCCAAGAAATATCTCTCTACAATTACTTCAGCTCCCTGTATCCTCCTGGCTATATCCATTGCCACCTTTATTACAAGTATAGGTGGAACAAACGGAGACGGAGGAGTGTAAATAATCCTCAGCTTTTCAGATCTTTCTATCCTCAACAGTCCCAGTTTAACGGCAGGAACCCCGCTCTCAGGCTCTATTACATGACTCAAAGCTTCAATGAGATCCAGGTCTTCCCCCAAACTTCACCGCCCTTATATACCTAGCTCCAGGTTTTCTTAAATCTGTTTGCGAAAGCTTGTACTTAATTCCACCCAAGGCCAAAGACGCTACGTTAAATCGTGACCATTCTTCCATTATCTCTGCGAAGGCCCGCGCCTCATGAACACAAGCGCCCACTGAAATGATACCGTGATTCATCAGGATCACGATTCTAGGTACTTTGGCCCCCTCTCCTCTTACTGCCTCTCCCACATTTCTAGCCAACTCCACTGTCCCTGGATGGGAATACGGTATTATCTTTATATCTCCCAGTATAGCCGCAGCCTCGCCATGTGTAATTTCAAGATATCCGGAAAGGGCAGCTCCCATGGTATAGGGAGGATGGGCATGAATAACCGCATTGACGTCTGGTCTATTCTTGTAAACCTGGAGGTGCATATTTACTTCAATGGACGGCCTCAAGTCTCCCTTTATAACATTCCCATCCAAATCAATCTGTACTAGATCCTCAGGTTCAAGTTCAGATCTGGGATAACCCGAGGGGGTTATCCATATTTTATCCGAACCTGGTAGTCTGGCGCTTTGATTACCCCCCGCATTACTCACCATCCCCCTCCAATACATTGTCCTCACGCTGAGAACTAGGGCTCGTTTAAGCTGTTCATCATTAGTTTGGCAAAGTCTACAATACGTGTTACCTAACATGTATACCATTTTTTTACCTCCTACATCTAGGGCTAACATTAACAATTCTATGCGTTGCCCAGATCCAACAGGTTCCTTCCTGTGATACCATTGGAGCTCCCTTCGGATCCTCAGGCTTACATGTTTTCCCATACAATGGACACTCTGGAGGATCTATAAGTCCCATAACGACCTCTCCACATCTCGCGCCAGCTACATATTCGTCCTTAGATTTCGTCCTGTCCTTTAAGCCGTATTGAACTCTGGCATCCTTTTTACTGAACTCCTCCTTTAATCTGAATCCCGCCTTAGGGAAAACCGCAACTCCTCTAACATATCCGTCCTCTAGATCGAAAACTCTTTCCATAACCTGTTGTGCCTTCACATTACCTTCCCAAGTTACTGATCTGGTGTATTCATTCTCTATCTTTGGTTTACCCTCATCAATTTGCTTTAGAATCATGTAAATGGACATAAGTACATCTATGGGTTCAAACCCAGTAGCTACCATGGGTTTTTTAGATCTCAGGAAATACTCGTAATAAGGTCTAAGTCCAGTCACAGTTACCGAATGACCCGCAGATATGAAGGCATCTATCCCTAAGACATTCGAATCCATTACTGAGCCCTGAATAGCCGGGGTATATCTATAGGAAACAAGGAAGCTCAGGTTGTCCGGAACACCCTTCATCATTTCAAAGGCAGTGGCCGGGGCCGTAGTGTCCATTCCCACTGCGAAGAAAAGGAAATCCTTGTTTGGTTCCCTTCTAGCCATCTTCACCGCATCTTGCACCCCATATATCACTCTCACATCTCCTCCCATAGCTCTAGCCTCCTCTAGAGACATTTTTGTACCCCTGGCTCTGCTCATGTCACCATAGGTCGTTACCACTACGCCATCCATGGCGAGCTTGACAGCGTCATCTATGTCAGTAGCAGGCGTTATGCAGACAGGACAACCAGGGCCTGCCCTAACCTCCACGTTTTCAGGTAGGAGAGATCTTATACCATAGTGGGTTATTGTCCACTCATGGCTTCCACACACGTGCATTATCATTATGTTTTCCTGGATTTTCTTCGCCAATTCCTCTATTCTCAATCTTAGGGCTTTAGCTAGTGTCGGATCCCTGTAATACTTTAGCAATGACAAGTACTCGCTCATTCGCTACCACCTATAATTTCGTAAAAATCTTGTTTCTTCTTCTCGTGTGACAGATCCTTGGTCATTTCGTTCCATATCTCTATCGTCCTTCTGGCCTCGTCCTCGTCTATTACTTGTATGGCATAACCTGCATGAACCAGCACGTAGTCCCCTATCTGAGCATTAACCAGTGACAGGAGAATATTGTCCCTTATTGTTCCGTTTCCGAAGTCTATCTTCCCAAAATCACCTGATATTTCGATAACTTTTCCAGGAAAGGCAACACACATTTCACTCACCATAGACCGATTTAAGTTCCTCTTTCTCAGCTTCGCTAAGCTCGTAGAGGGGGAAGTAGTCCTCGTCAAAATATATCATCGGAGCGTGGCAATGTTTAGGCATCTCAATTTCCTTACCGCATACTTCACATCTCAATATTTCCTTCTTTCTGAAGTTACCCCTTTGAAGGTATTTCATGTTCATTCCACAATGCGTAGGGATCGGAAGTTCGGACTTGCATATAATGCATATCAACTTCTCCATTTCACTCACCTAGCATATTCTAGGAACTGGATCCCCTAAGGGTCTTCCAACATACCTGTTTCCCCCGACCACAGTCTCCATTATTACCCCCTCTAAATCCTTTCTGACCTCTCCTATTATTGTTGCGTCCTTCCCAAGCGGATCTGAATGTAACGCGTCCATAACGTCCTTAACATATTCAGGCGAAACTGCTAAGACGGCCTTTCCCTCATTACCCAACTCTAGAACGTCCATTCCTAGAAACTCGACGGCAGCTCTGACCTCATCCTTCACTGGGATGTCACTCTCCCTTATGAAGATTCCAAGTCCAGACTTTTCCGACCAGTCCTGAAGCAGATCTGCCAGTCCTCCTCTCGTTGGATCCTTGGCATCAGCTATTCCTCCTACTTCCAGTAGGTTCATGATCATCTTATTGAGAGGGGCAACATCGGACATGACATTTGACTCAAATCCCACTCCTTCCCTTGAAGATAGGACCGCTATGGCATGATCCCCAAGGGTACCGGTGACCACAATTTTATCTCCATCCCTAAGGTTAGTGGGAACTAACCAGCGGGAAGGTTGCCTACTTTTCCTCAAGGTCTCAATGTTGTGATCCAATTGCCTAGGTCTTGTACCTATTCCGGCGGTGTTAATGACAATTTTATCTAAGTTTCCCCTCTCCATGACCTTCGTGTCTCCAGTAACTACGTGGACGTTCGCTTCCTCAGCAG from Metallosphaera sedula DSM 5348 harbors:
- the hypE gene encoding hydrogenase expression/formation protein HypE, producing MELPDRKNVITLLHGAGGTYMHSLIRDVFLKLNDGFGEVGLEMMDDAAVVNGIVFTTDSFVIRPIFFRGGDIGRLSVSGTVNDIAMMGGDPQALSLGVVLEEGFPKDMLEKIVESIKKTAEEANVHVVTGDTKVMERGNLDKIVINTAGIGTRPRQLDHNIETLRKSRQPSRWLVPTNLRDGDKIVVTGTLGDHAIAVLSSREGVGFESNVMSDVAPLNKMIMNLLEVGGIADAKDPTRGGLADLLQDWSEKSGLGIFIRESDIPVKDEVRAAVEFLGMDVLELGNEGKAVLAVSPEYVKDVMDALHSDPLGKDATIIGEVRKDLEGVIMETVVGGNRYVGRPLGDPVPRIC
- a CDS encoding NADH-quinone oxidoreductase subunit B family protein, which codes for MKNLLWLQGGACGGNTLSVLNASDPDILSFLYQNNVKLLWHPSLSQECGRDLKKILESIIEGKINLDILLFEGSIVRGPAGKGTFNMFAGKPMMWWVREIAPQANYIVAVGDCASFGGIPAADPNPTESTGLQFHRKEMSGFLGKDFRCKSGLPVINLSGCPVHPEWLITTLTLILRGEMNQEMLDEFNRPRIFYATTTQFGCPRQPYFTYKISTKEFGHKEGCLFFDLGCRGSYTRSSCNNILWNNQSSKTRVGTPCMGCTEFDFPTFNFFKTEKNRSGIPRRLPLGVSKGAYVTFAAIARGAAPQFLERPLIRKKGDWIE
- the hypD gene encoding hydrogenase formation protein HypD — encoded protein: MSEYLSLLKYYRDPTLAKALRLRIEELAKKIQENIMIMHVCGSHEWTITHYGIRSLLPENVEVRAGPGCPVCITPATDIDDAVKLAMDGVVVTTYGDMSRARGTKMSLEEARAMGGDVRVIYGVQDAVKMARREPNKDFLFFAVGMDTTAPATAFEMMKGVPDNLSFLVSYRYTPAIQGSVMDSNVLGIDAFISAGHSVTVTGLRPYYEYFLRSKKPMVATGFEPIDVLMSIYMILKQIDEGKPKIENEYTRSVTWEGNVKAQQVMERVFDLEDGYVRGVAVFPKAGFRLKEEFSKKDARVQYGLKDRTKSKDEYVAGARCGEVVMGLIDPPECPLYGKTCKPEDPKGAPMVSQEGTCWIWATHRIVNVSPRCRR
- a CDS encoding winged helix-turn-helix transcriptional regulator, whose protein sequence is MDCCLKDDGDLCTTYTPAVYDLITKKYTLSILVLLDKYGKMRFSEILRKVDGLTQRALSIRLKELEHNGIVQREVVNSRPVATIYSLTVQGRAIKNAMLILLELSNLISPNSPKDYFC
- a CDS encoding HypC/HybG/HupF family hydrogenase formation chaperone — encoded protein: MCVAFPGKVIEISGDFGKIDFGNGTIRDNILLSLVNAQIGDYVLVHAGYAIQVIDEDEARRTIEIWNEMTKDLSHEKKKQDFYEIIGGSE
- a CDS encoding class II aldolase/adducin family protein yields the protein MVYMLGNTYCRLCQTNDEQLKRALVLSVRTMYWRGMVSNAGGNQSARLPGSDKIWITPSGYPRSELEPEDLVQIDLDGNVIKGDLRPSIEVNMHLQVYKNRPDVNAVIHAHPPYTMGAALSGYLEITHGEAAAILGDIKIIPYSHPGTVELARNVGEAVRGEGAKVPRIVILMNHGIISVGACVHEARAFAEIMEEWSRFNVASLALGGIKYKLSQTDLRKPGARYIRAVKFGGRPGSH